A window of the Patescibacteria group bacterium genome harbors these coding sequences:
- a CDS encoding glycosyltransferase family 4 protein has protein sequence MKKKNINIGVIVPPFTTVPPSGQGGTERIAKEMIEGLTKKGYKVTLFGAGRYKGSAKFIQIFKKTITERKFDTAYSEASRPLRLESAYIARVMKEIIKREGEFNIIFNHARGGYLFLPLSLFIKTPIVSIFHLPIFKEAADVLASYKKPNVVTISNSQRKGFPNINYLATVYNGVNTKEFKFCEKPKDYFLYMGAMAEHKNTKAAILAAKRAKVKLILAGGKKREPYFSKEIKPLIDGKQIKYVGEVSGKRRTDLVKYAKGFLFPIKWPEPFGIVMIEAMASGVPVIAYPNGAVPEVVKDKKTGFIAKNIKEIVKAIKNIDKIDRKKCRARVKKYFTVEKMVDDYEKIIKRLI, from the coding sequence ATGAAAAAGAAAAATATAAATATCGGAGTGATAGTTCCGCCCTTTACTACTGTTCCCCCTTCTGGACAAGGAGGAACAGAAAGAATAGCAAAAGAAATGATAGAAGGTCTCACTAAAAAGGGCTATAAAGTAACTCTTTTTGGAGCTGGCAGATATAAAGGTTCAGCTAAATTTATCCAGATTTTCAAAAAAACAATAACTGAAAGAAAATTTGATACCGCTTATTCAGAGGCCTCCAGACCTTTAAGATTGGAAAGTGCTTATATAGCCAGAGTAATGAAAGAAATTATAAAAAGAGAAGGAGAATTTAATATTATTTTTAATCACGCCAGAGGAGGTTACCTTTTTTTGCCCTTGTCTCTTTTTATTAAAACCCCGATAGTAAGTATTTTCCATCTGCCGATTTTTAAAGAAGCTGCCGATGTTCTTGCCTCATATAAAAAACCGAATGTAGTCACTATTTCTAATTCTCAAAGAAAAGGATTTCCAAACATTAATTACTTGGCTACTGTTTATAACGGAGTAAACACTAAAGAGTTCAAATTCTGTGAAAAGCCGAAAGATTATTTTCTTTATATGGGTGCTATGGCAGAACATAAAAATACCAAAGCTGCAATTTTGGCGGCAAAAAGAGCTAAAGTTAAACTGATTTTAGCTGGAGGGAAAAAGAGGGAACCTTATTTTTCAAAAGAAATAAAACCTTTAATTGATGGAAAGCAAATTAAATACGTTGGAGAGGTTTCAGGGAAGCGACGAACTGATTTAGTAAAATATGCCAAAGGTTTTCTTTTTCCAATTAAATGGCCTGAACCATTTGGTATTGTTATGATTGAAGCTATGGCTTCAGGGGTTCCAGTCATTGCCTACCCTAATGGCGCTGTTCCCGAAGTTGTCAAAGATAAAAAAACTGGCTTTATTGCCAAAAATATTAAGGAAATAGTTAAAGCAATTAAAAATATAGATAAAATTGACAGAAAAAAATGCCGAGCGAGAGTTAAAAAATATTTTACTGTTGAAAAAATGGTTGACGATTATGAAAAAATAATTAAAAGATTAATATGA
- a CDS encoding glycosyltransferase family 4 protein, giving the protein MPRKPKVNKVLFLQCFPLWGSGSGTYTRELALEINKFKNIKTAIVCPESKEKHAGVKIYPLELPFPVAFTGHPDWPVCKSYKDLTPKEISRVFNFFLRSVINAVDDFKPDLIHVQHISLLLWAANFIKALYGINFITTSHGTGVLTASERKTYVPLSQDALGRAKKIVAVSGDTKGWLLETFGKEFLHKTRIIPGGVYLEDFPAEKKIKIINKKYKLKGKKVVLFSGKLTPQKGVFYLIEAAQDIKGDIYIIGDGPERKNLEDLVYKFKLHNVHFLGYMGDDKREELEEFYYRADVFVAPSVWDEPLGLVILEAMVTKTPVIATRKGGIPLAVKNGVNGFLVRPKSSRQIAEACNKLLESDELRKKLGNAARETVQKKFTWKKIAQTYIRIYRRAYRNGNNKKKKNGKKMTLKQKKKKKPLNLLRIFKLKKRAS; this is encoded by the coding sequence ATGCCTAGAAAACCAAAAGTAAATAAGGTCTTATTTTTGCAATGTTTTCCTTTATGGGGAAGCGGCTCTGGAACCTATACAAGAGAGTTGGCTTTAGAAATTAATAAATTCAAGAATATAAAAACAGCCATAGTTTGTCCTGAAAGTAAAGAAAAACATGCTGGAGTAAAAATTTATCCTTTAGAACTCCCTTTCCCTGTTGCTTTTACCGGCCATCCAGATTGGCCGGTTTGTAAATCATATAAAGACCTCACTCCAAAAGAAATATCCCGAGTGTTTAATTTCTTCTTGAGAAGTGTAATAAATGCAGTAGATGATTTTAAGCCAGACCTTATTCATGTCCAGCATATTTCTCTTCTTTTGTGGGCAGCAAATTTTATAAAAGCGCTGTATGGTATAAATTTCATCACCACCTCCCATGGAACAGGAGTTCTGACTGCCTCTGAACGTAAAACCTATGTTCCTCTCTCACAAGATGCCTTGGGAAGGGCAAAAAAAATAGTAGCTGTAAGCGGAGATACAAAGGGCTGGTTGTTGGAAACCTTTGGTAAGGAATTTTTACACAAAACAAGAATTATTCCGGGCGGTGTTTATCTTGAGGATTTTCCAGCAGAGAAGAAAATAAAAATTATCAATAAAAAATATAAATTAAAAGGTAAAAAAGTTGTTCTCTTTTCAGGAAAACTTACTCCCCAGAAAGGCGTCTTTTATCTCATAGAGGCAGCTCAGGATATTAAGGGAGATATTTATATAATTGGAGATGGTCCTGAAAGGAAAAACTTGGAGGACTTAGTATATAAATTTAAACTGCACAACGTTCATTTTTTAGGTTATATGGGAGACGATAAAAGAGAAGAATTAGAAGAATTTTACTACCGGGCCGATGTCTTTGTTGCTCCTTCTGTCTGGGATGAACCCTTAGGGCTTGTAATTTTAGAAGCAATGGTTACTAAAACCCCGGTAATTGCTACCAGAAAAGGAGGAATACCGTTAGCTGTAAAAAATGGGGTAAATGGGTTTTTAGTCAGACCTAAAAGCAGCCGCCAAATAGCCGAGGCCTGTAATAAATTATTAGAAAGCGATGAGTTGAGAAAGAAATTAGGCAACGCAGCCAGGGAAACCGTTCAGAAGAAATTCACCTGGAAGAAAATTGCTCAAACATACATAAGAATTTATAGAAGGGCCTATAGAAACGGGAATAATAAAAAGAAAAAGAATGGAAAAAAGATGACTTTAAAACAAAAAAAGAAGAAGAAACCCTTAAATCTTCTTAGAATATTCAAGTTGAAAAAAAGAGCTTCCTAA
- the dnaG gene encoding DNA primase, which translates to MLASPIDEIKNRLDIVEVIRGYIKLQKAGANYRALCPFHNEKKPSFFVSPARQIWHCFGACDSGGDIFKFVMKIEGVEFGDALRILAQKAGVELKKQDPKLRTEKQRLYEISDLACRFFGKQLEESSAGKEAKKYLSDRGLKEESIKKWRLGYAPDIWQGLSDFLVSRGYKREEIEKAGLALKSEKTNNYYDRFRGRIIFPIFDLSSQAVGFGGRIFKQTQRPDGQEEAKYINTPNTPLYDKSRILYGLNKAGIEARKKDACILVEGYVDVIMANQAGFENVVATSGTALTPYQLKILKRYSDNLLTAFDMDVAGDSATKRGIDLAQAQGFSIKVVTMPKETDPADIISKNPEDWHNLVEKAKSIHDFYFENTLSKFDKNTLEGKKEISKILLPVIKRIPNKIEQSVWIQGLAGTLGVREEDVSEELRKTKIEEIEMGAEEFVEKATSLPQKTRKELLEERLAVLIIKLPQNLGLVGEKDFELFSPQTVKIINCLKEKKQNEQIDYLCLKAEVEQADIDPEKEFKDCFKELKTLVIRDRLDNISKEIKKAEQEKNSEKVQELIQQFNQCSKSRSDLEISEA; encoded by the coding sequence ATGTTAGCTTCTCCAATTGATGAAATTAAGAATCGGTTAGATATAGTAGAGGTTATTCGAGGGTATATTAAGTTGCAGAAAGCCGGGGCAAATTACAGAGCTCTTTGCCCTTTTCATAATGAGAAAAAGCCCTCTTTTTTTGTTTCTCCGGCTCGCCAAATCTGGCATTGCTTCGGTGCCTGCGATTCTGGCGGAGACATTTTTAAATTTGTTATGAAAATTGAAGGAGTAGAGTTTGGTGATGCCCTACGAATTTTAGCTCAGAAAGCCGGAGTAGAATTAAAAAAACAAGATCCGAAATTAAGAACAGAGAAGCAGCGGCTTTACGAAATTTCTGATTTAGCTTGCCGTTTTTTTGGGAAACAACTTGAAGAAAGTTCAGCCGGAAAGGAGGCAAAGAAGTATCTTTCAGACAGAGGGCTCAAAGAAGAAAGCATAAAGAAATGGCGTTTAGGTTATGCTCCTGATATTTGGCAGGGTCTTTCCGATTTTTTAGTTAGCAGGGGTTATAAAAGAGAAGAGATAGAAAAAGCAGGTTTGGCTTTAAAATCTGAAAAGACCAATAATTATTATGATAGGTTTCGGGGAAGAATTATTTTTCCTATTTTTGATTTAAGTTCCCAGGCAGTCGGCTTTGGGGGAAGGATTTTTAAGCAAACTCAGAGGCCTGATGGTCAAGAGGAAGCAAAATACATTAACACCCCTAACACCCCTCTTTATGATAAAAGCCGGATTTTATACGGTTTGAATAAAGCGGGGATAGAGGCGAGGAAAAAAGATGCCTGTATTTTAGTGGAAGGTTATGTTGATGTGATAATGGCAAATCAGGCAGGATTTGAAAATGTAGTAGCTACTTCTGGCACTGCTCTCACTCCTTATCAATTAAAGATTCTTAAACGTTACTCGGATAATCTTCTGACTGCTTTTGATATGGATGTTGCCGGAGATTCAGCAACAAAGAGAGGAATTGACTTAGCTCAAGCTCAGGGTTTTAGCATTAAAGTAGTTACTATGCCCAAAGAGACAGACCCAGCAGATATTATTTCCAAAAATCCCGAAGATTGGCATAATTTAGTTGAGAAGGCAAAATCAATCCACGATTTTTATTTTGAAAACACTCTCTCTAAGTTTGATAAAAACACTCTGGAAGGGAAAAAAGAAATCTCAAAAATTTTATTGCCAGTAATTAAAAGAATTCCAAATAAAATAGAGCAGAGCGTTTGGATTCAAGGTTTGGCTGGGACCTTAGGAGTAAGAGAAGAAGATGTATCAGAGGAACTTCGGAAAACAAAAATTGAAGAGATAGAGATGGGAGCAGAAGAGTTTGTTGAAAAAGCAACTTCTTTGCCCCAGAAAACAAGAAAGGAGCTTTTAGAAGAGAGGTTAGCTGTTTTAATCATTAAACTTCCCCAAAACCTTGGCTTAGTTGGAGAAAAAGATTTTGAACTTTTTTCTCCTCAAACAGTAAAAATTATCAATTGCTTGAAAGAGAAAAAGCAGAATGAGCAGATAGATTATCTTTGTTTGAAGGCAGAGGTTGAACAAGCTGATATTGATCCTGAAAAAGAGTTTAAAGATTGTTTTAAAGAACTTAAAACATTAGTTATTAGAGATAGATTAGATAATATTTCAAAAGAGATTAAAAAAGCAGAACAAGAAAAGAATTCTGAGAAAGTTCAAGAACTAATTCAACAATTTAACCAGTGCTCCAAGTCGCGGAGCGACTTGGAGATTTCTGAAGCATGA
- a CDS encoding sigma-70 family RNA polymerase sigma factor: protein MIKKKRTKKVLKKKKPTKKKPVKKVKKKAVKKKKVTKRKKISWKKKIFAPEKLQALFKKGKQRGFVTTSEILYFFPGIEKDIKGLENLYGKLEEEGIEIKESREFLETEEKPKKPGRAPKVREIKIDPIQLYLKEIGKVSFLTADEEKELSKRIEKGDKEAVNKLMKANLRLVVSIAKRYIGKSPNLTLLDLVQEGNIGLRRAVEKFDWRRGYKFSTYATWWIRQAVTRALADQARTIRIPVHMVETISKYTKVRRRLLQDLGREPLPEEIAAEMGIDVNKVHHIRKISQETVSLETPVGRDEEDSILAEFIEDEKTIPPSIHAARTLLRERLKEILVDLSPREQKILSMRFGLKDGITHTLEEVGQEFGVTRERIRQIEAKSLERIREHQKLKKLKGY, encoded by the coding sequence ATGATAAAGAAGAAAAGGACCAAAAAGGTCCTAAAAAAGAAAAAACCAACAAAGAAGAAACCAGTAAAAAAGGTTAAAAAGAAGGCTGTAAAGAAGAAAAAGGTTACAAAAAGGAAAAAGATAAGCTGGAAAAAGAAAATTTTCGCTCCAGAAAAGCTTCAAGCTCTCTTTAAAAAAGGAAAACAGCGGGGTTTTGTTACTACTTCAGAAATTCTATATTTTTTTCCCGGGATAGAAAAAGATATCAAGGGCTTGGAAAACCTCTACGGAAAGTTAGAGGAAGAAGGGATAGAAATTAAAGAGTCAAGGGAATTTTTAGAGACCGAAGAGAAACCCAAAAAACCAGGAAGAGCTCCAAAAGTAAGGGAAATAAAAATAGACCCAATCCAACTTTATCTAAAAGAAATTGGTAAGGTGTCATTTTTGACTGCCGATGAGGAGAAAGAATTATCAAAAAGAATTGAGAAGGGAGATAAAGAGGCGGTGAATAAATTAATGAAAGCCAATTTAAGATTGGTAGTTTCTATTGCCAAAAGATATATTGGTAAATCTCCAAACCTTACCTTGCTTGACCTAGTCCAAGAAGGCAATATTGGCTTGAGAAGGGCAGTGGAAAAATTTGATTGGAGGAGGGGCTATAAATTTTCAACTTATGCTACTTGGTGGATACGACAGGCAGTTACCAGAGCTTTAGCTGACCAGGCAAGAACAATAAGAATACCTGTCCATATGGTTGAGACCATTTCAAAATATACCAAGGTTAGACGTCGTCTCTTACAGGATTTAGGGAGGGAACCATTGCCAGAAGAAATTGCTGCTGAAATGGGCATTGATGTTAATAAGGTTCATCATATTAGAAAAATTTCTCAAGAAACTGTTTCTCTGGAAACTCCGGTGGGGAGGGATGAAGAAGATAGTATTTTAGCCGAGTTCATTGAAGATGAAAAAACGATTCCACCTTCTATTCACGCAGCCAGAACCTTGCTTCGGGAAAGATTAAAAGAAATTTTGGTTGATTTGTCTCCTCGGGAACAAAAAATATTATCAATGAGATTTGGATTAAAGGACGGGATTACTCATACTTTAGAGGAGGTAGGTCAGGAATTCGGCGTAACCCGAGAAAGAATCCGCCAAATTGAAGCTAAATCCCTTGAAAGAATCCGCGAACACCAGAAGCTGAAGAAGTTAAAGGGCTATTGA